From the Ctenopharyngodon idella isolate HZGC_01 chromosome 3, HZGC01, whole genome shotgun sequence genome, one window contains:
- the LOC127508135 gene encoding uncharacterized protein LOC127508135: MVLYESKTVHCETKQRERTKLFSKHESLFSQAIKHQTNHHNIFLLQISEPNSTIDYMVPENQNNEDTYKGNQAISSDYRDTGYDRGQLKPNSFSCTDDGRTATFTLTNAAPMDARFNCIHWKKLERTLKSFLTKKLDSDRPATAYIVTGTVPDVNLRIPQKEISEEPERVTVPSHIWTAVCYNHHDDDKSFSFGYIGENLSRGKVNLMSVSQLNNRLNQLYKLSNIKIFVDDCFEDSNKLNKVKKAFQKLIGLPVTPDVQKTYDALQTVSSNGEDVVLTDMIVKLTFNSLSSYSTMAEELQVSTKRACLITNYGQESIECQLVPKKRKIAVDGSPCSSNTGGETKPCCSTPCLYKDNLKGYRCYSGQKEIACSPQYSLITYKGERCMDDHPCGTYGEDYYWCYKISGKWDYCSPLLWRSKAKNGQYCRRDNACAKYGESQQWCYTDDGKKHECCTSDDCYSTVNGKTCKSNHPCGKHGEKYLWCWTTHGSWDYCCTSCG, translated from the coding sequence ATGGTACTTTATGAAAGTAAAACTGTCCACTGTGAGACAAAGCAGAGAGAAAGaacaaaacttttttcaaaacatgAAAGTCTTTTCTCACAAGCAATAAAACATCAAACTAACCATCATAACATATTCCTTCTGCAGATTTCTGAACCCAACTCCACAATTGATTATATGGTCCCTGAGAATCAAAACAATGAAGATACTTATAAAGGAAATCAAGCCATCAGCAGCGACTACAGAGACACTGGATATGATCGAGGACAACTGAAACCCAACAGCTTCTCATGCACCGATGACGGCCGTACAGCAACATTTACACTGACCAATGCAGCACCTATGGACGCGCGTTTCAACTGTATCCACTGGAAGAAGTTGGAGAGAACTTTAAAGAGTTTTTTGACAAAGAAGCTTGACAGTGATCGTCCTGCAACAGCCTACATCGTCACGGGTACAGTACCTGATGTGAATCTACGGATACCACAGAAGGAAATCTCTGAAGAGCCAGAAAGGGTGACGGTGCCCTCTCACATCTGGACGGCTGTCTGCTATAACCACCACGATGATGACAAGTCTTTTTCCTTTGGCTATATAGGAGAAAACCTGTCGAGAGGTAAAGTAAACCTGATGAGTGTCTCACAGCTGAACAATCGGCTCAATCAACTCTATAAGCTCTCAAATATTAAGATCTTTGTGGATGACTGTTTTGAAGACAGTAATAAATTAAACAAGGTTAAGAAAGCATTTCAGAAATTAATTGGTCTCCCAGTGACCCCAGATGTGCAGAAAACATATGATGCGCTCCAAACAGTCAGCTCTAATGGAGAGGATGTCGTGTTGACTGACATGATTGTAAAATTAACCTTCAACAGTTTGAGCTCTTATTCCACTATGGCAGAAGAGCTACAGGTTTCTACTAAAAGGGCTTGTCTTATAACTAATTACGGACAAGAATCTATTGAATGCCAGTTAGTCCCAAAGAAGCGCAAGATTGCAGTTGATGGCTCGCCCTGCTCAAGCAACACAGGAGGTGAAACCAAGCCCTGCTGCTCCACTCCCTGTCTGTACAAGGACAATCTCAAGGGCTACAGGTGTTACTCAGGCCAGAAAGAGATAGCGTGTTCGCCCCAGTACTCACTCATCACGTATAAAGGAGAGCGATGCATGGATGATCACCCCTGCGGCACATACGGTGAGGACTACTACTGGTGTTACAAAATCTCTGGCAAGTGGGATTACTGCAGTCCTCTGCTGTGGAGAAGTAAGGCTAAAAACGGGCAGTACTGCCGCAGAGACAACGCCTGTGCCAAATATGGTGAAAGCCAGCAATGGTGCTACACAGATGATGGCAAAAAACATGAGTGCTGTACTTCTGATGACTGCTACTCCACTGTGAATGGCAAAACCTGCAAGTCTAATCACCCCTGTGGCAAACATGGTGAAAAATACCTGTGGTGCTGGACCACTCATGGCAGCTGGGATTATTGCTGCACAAGTTGTGGTTAG